A DNA window from Arachis hypogaea cultivar Tifrunner chromosome 18, arahy.Tifrunner.gnm2.J5K5, whole genome shotgun sequence contains the following coding sequences:
- the LOC112770279 gene encoding protein FAR1-RELATED SEQUENCE 5-like yields MAVHGGGERGTERRGSTDRDLANSRFTNADDGMSDEIVSVEEAEAMDSSAADADIDAEAAVRIVDGIGSFGAIEFSSLTPMDVFTTEFTSLQAAYDYYNKYGRIKGFSVRRSKVGRRTKQAAEGEIIWQIFVCSREGERDGKHMQREDRKMDPRPITRCGCEDRIKVHVDDASGRWFVEQFYDNHNHPMLDARFRGLSRSHRAVKESDLHQINSMRKSGLRKPTIFHAFANQSGGFETVGFEIKDIYNAIEKQRRAGATDAEVALKFLGTLRATDNGMFWKYSLDVDKRLENLFWYDGTSRYDYIVFGAVLGFNATYGRNKYKFHLVIFSGVDHHMRTVVFGCAILSNESEGSYVWLLRSFLEAMKEKQPKSVITDGDLAMKSAVSTVFPGAHHRLCSWHLLRNATGRVGRPCFLRKFRLCLMGDLEVDEFEIIWMDSMADHGLEDHPWIVDMYAKKHSWSNAHIRGNFFAGLKTRSRCEALNMQLQKFIHNGYNLMEFVEHFQHYLEFMRRRELVVDYKSAYGEPVVKTKLEAIELFAATVYTREVFELFREVLMLASNVRVVSTKRTSTCVLFEIAMYCKQRSWAMSWAEEDDEFSCSCQRMESFGLPYVHMVGVLVYLNMTAIPRSLILERWMKRAKQPRAPNEGVRVGEIPDAAYMSMHAAMLDDCRELVSFSCQFFEDYVNVKTRLAKERQSLREKHR; encoded by the exons ATGGCGGTTCACGGCGGAGGAGAACGCGGTACTGAACGGCGCGGAAGCACAGATCGAGATCTGGCTAACTCGAGGTTCACA AATGCTGATGATGGAATGAGCGACGAAATCGTGTCGGTGGAGGAAGCAGAAGCGATGGATTCGTCCGCCGCAGATGCGGACATAGATGCAGAAGCAGCGGTGAGGATTGTTGACGGGATAGGGTCGTTTGGCGCAATTGAATTTTCTTCCCTAACACCCATGGACGTCTTTACGACGGAGTTCACAAGCCTACAGGCAGCTTATGACTACTACAACAAATACGGTCGCATCAAGGGATTCTCGGTCAGGAGGTCCAAGGTGGGTCGCAGAACAAAGCAGGCGGCGGAGGGCGAAATCATTTGGCAGATATTTGTGTGCTCGAGGGAAGGCGAGCGAGATGGGAAACACATGCAGCGGGAAGACAGGAAGATGGATCCTCGACCGATCACGCGGTGCGGGTGTGAAGACCGGATTAAGGTCCACGTTGATGATGCCAGCGGGCGATGGTTTGTTGAACAATTCTATGACAACCATAATCATCCCATGCTGGATGCGAGGTTTAGAGGTCTGTCGCGGTCACACAGAGCAGTCAAGGAAAGCGATTTGCACCAAATCAATTCCATGAGGAAATCTGGGTTGCGGAAGCCGACGATTTTCCATGCCTTTGCCAATCAGTCGGGAGGATTCGAGACTGTAGGGTTCGAGATAAAGGACATATATAATGCGATAGAGAAGCAAAGGCGGGCTGGCGCGACAGATGCCGAGGTCGCGTTGAAGTTCTTGGGAACTTTAAGGGCCACTGATAATGGGATGTTCTGGAAGTACTCGCTGGATGTTGACAAGAGGCTGGAAAATCTCTTCTGGTACGATGGTACAAGTCGTTATGACTACATCGTTTTTGGGGCTGTCCTGGGTTTTAATGCAACGTACGGTCGTAACAAATACAAGTTCCATTTGGTAATATTCTCAGGGGTTGACCATCATATGAGGACGGTGGTGTTTGGCTGCGCCATCTTGAGCAACGAGAGCGAAGGAAGCTACGTGTGGTTGTTGCGGTCATTTCTTGAGGCAATGAAAGAAAAACAGCCGAAGTCTGTCATCACGGACGGGGACCTCGCCATGAAGAGTGCGGTTAGCACAGTTTTCCCCGGTGCACATCACAGGTTGTGTAGCTGGCATTTGCTAAGGAACGCCACTGGTAGAGTTGGACGGCCATGTTTTCTGAGGAAATTCCGTCTATGCCTCATGGGAGATCTAGAGGTCGACGAATTTGAGATAATATGGATGGATAGCATGGCCGACCACGGGTTGGAGGATCATCCGTGGATAGTGGACATGTATGCCAAGAAGCATTCATGGTCTAATGCCCATATCCGGGGGAACTTCTTCGCAGGACTGAAGACGAGATCGAGGTGCGAGGCGTTAAATATGCAGCTTCAAAAATTTATACACAACGGGTACAATCTGATGGAGTTTGTGGAGCACTTCCAACACTATTTGGAGTTCATGAGGAGGAGAGAACTAGTGGTAGACTACAAGTCTGCGTACGGCGAGCCTGTTGTAAAGACGAAACTCGAGGCCATTGAGCTGTTCGCTGCGACGGTTTATACAAGAGAGGTTTTCGAACTGTTTCGGGAGGTGCTGATGCTAGCCAGCAATGTTAGAGTTGTGTCTACCAAGAGAACGAGCACTTGTGTTTTGTTCGAGATTGCAATGTACTGCAAGCAGAGATCATGGGCCATGTCGTGGGCCGAGGAAGATGACGAATTCAGCTGTTCTTGTCAGCGGATGGAGTCCTTTGGGCTTCCTTATGTCCACATGGTTGGGGTTCTGGTTTATCTGAACATGACAGCTATCCCCAGAAGCCTAATACTTGAACGGTGGATGAAGAGGGCAAAGCAGCCGCGTGCACCCAACGAAGGAGTACGTGTTGGGGAGATCCCAGACGCGGCATACATGAGCATGCACGCGGCGATGCTGGATGATTGCAGGGAGCTGGTGAGCTTCTCTTGCCAATTCTTCGAGGACTACGTGAATGTGAAAACAAGGTTGGCAAAGGAGCGCCAATCCTTGCGGGAGAAACATCGCTAA
- the LOC112773117 gene encoding FT-interacting protein 1-like codes for MKLVVEVIDAHDLMPKDGEGSASPFVEVDFENQLSRTRTVPKNLNPTWNHKLLFQFDSTKPYHHQSIEVSVYHERRPVPGRSFLGRVRIPCSNLVKEGEEVYQTYPLEKKWFFSPVKGEIGLKVYIASHSKPKISPSILISELEKLSPHTPLPQAPQSNTKNLSPTHFHGSPPSITTEETSESEPKEVTTSFDTSEQVTEESGIVNKEAKTNLAARIQCSGSDTDLAPKQEKREPVPERAQQLHRHQVHQQPMISIKRRQRGTPAAAAMQSVNFPQQVHRSSHDHPSTLGNIPSSLDHHGSLDDEDYNVKDTNLQLGERWPNGGRGWMSGGERFSSTYDLVEQMFYLYVRVVKAKDLPPGTLTSSCDPYVEVKLGNYKGRTKHIEKKLNPEWNQVFAFSKDRIQSSILEVFVKDKEMLGRDDYLGRVIFDLNEVPTRVPPDSPLAPQWYRLEDRRGDGKVRGDIMLAVWMGTQADEAFSDAWHADAASVYGEGVFNIRSKVYVSPKLWYLRVNAIEAQDVIPSDRNRLPELFVKGQVGNQVLRTRICPTRTTTPVWNEDLVFVAAEPFEEQLTITVEDHLHPTKDEVLGKITLPMTLFEKRLDHRPVHSRWFNLEKYGFGMLEADRRKELKFSSRIHLRICLEGGYHVMDESTMYMSDQRPTARQLWKQPIGILEVGILGAQGLLPMKMKDSRGSTDAYCVAKYSQKWVRTRTILDTFSPKWNEQYTWEVYDPCTVITLGVFDNCHLGSNAAARDSRIGKVRIRLSTLEANRIYTHSYPLLVLHPHGVKKMGELQLAVRFTTLSLANIFHIYGQPLLPKMHYLHPFTVNQVDNLRYQAMNIVATRLGRAEPPLRKEVVEYMLDVDSHMWSMRRSKANFFRIMSLFSGMITMGQWFNQVCHWKNPISSVLVHILFLILIWYPELMLPTLFLYMFFIGLWNYRFRPRNPPHMDTKLSWAEAVHPDELDEEFDTFPTSRSHDVVRMRYDRLRSVAGRIQTVVGDIATQGERLQSLLSWRDTRATSLFIVFSFCSAVVLYATPPRVVALVTGLYYLRHPRFRSKLPSVPSNFFKRLPARTDSML; via the coding sequence ATGAAGCTGGTTGTGGAGGTGATAGATGCTCATGATCTTATGCCAAAAGACGGCGAAGGATCAGCAAGTCCATTCGTCGAAGTAGACTTTGAAAACCAACTAAGCAGAACAAGAACTGTCCCAAAGAACCTCAACCCAACTTGGAACCACAAGCTGTTGTTCCAGTTTGATTCAACCAAACCTTACCATCACCAATCCATTGAAGTCTCCGTCTACCACGAGAGGCGACCGGTTCCTGGCCGGAGCTTCCTCGGTCGAGTGAGAATTCCTTGTTCCAATCTTGTCAAGGAAGGTGAGGAAGTTTATCAAACTTACCCTCTTGAAAAGAAGTGGTTTTTCTCTCCTGTGAAAGGTGAAATTGGCCTTAAAGTTTATATTGCATCACATTCCAAACCCAAAATCAGTCCTTCCATTTTGATTTCAGAACTTGAAAAACTCTCACCTCACACTCCTCTGCCTCAAGCACCACAATCCAACACTAAAAATCTTTCTCCTACTCATTTTCATGGCAGTCCTCCCTCAATAACTACAGAAGAAACTTCAGAATCTGAACCCAAAGAAGTTACTACATCATTTGACACTTCAGAACAAGTCACCGAAGAATCAGGGATAGTAAACAAAGAAGCGAAAACAAATCTCGCTGCTCGAATTCAGTGTAGTGGCAGTGATACTGATCTAGCGCCAAAGCAAGAGAAGAGAGAACCTGTCCCTGAGAGAGCTCAACAGCTACACAGACACCAAGTTCACCAGCAACCAATGATTTCAATTAAGAGACGGCAGCGAGGCACGCCGGCCGCGGCCGCTATGCAATCTGTCAATTTTCCTCAACAAGTCCACCGCAGTAGCCATGACCATCCTAGTACTCTTGGCAACATTCCTAGCAGTCTTGACCATCACGGCAGCCTGGATGATGAGGACTACAATGTGAAGGACACCAACTTGCAGCTCGGCGAGCGGTGGCCTAATGGTGGAAGAGGGTGGATGAGTGGCGGCGAAAGGTTCTCGAGCACCTATGACCTTGTTGAGCAGATGTTCTATCTTTATGTCCGAGTAGTGAAAGCCAAAGATCTTCCACCAGGCACTCTCACTTCAAGTTGTGATCCTTATGTGGAGGTGAAGCTTGGTAACTACAAAGggagaacaaagcacattgagaaGAAATTGAACCCGGAGTGGAACCAAGTCTTCGCTTTCTCAAAAGACCGCATTCAATCTTCGATTCTTGAGGTCTTTGTGAAAGATAAAGAGATGCTCGGAAGAGATGACTATCTTGGAAGGGTGATCTTTGACCTCAATGAGGTTCCAACCAGAGTTCCACCAGATAGTCCTTTGGCACCTCAGTGGTACAGACTCGAAGACCGGCGAGGAGATGGGAAGGTAAGGGGTGATATTATGCTTGCAGTGTGGATGGGAACTCAAGCAGATGAAGCTTTCTCAGATGCTTGGCATGCTGATGCTGCCTCAGTGTACGGCGAAGGCGTTTTCAACATTAGATCAAAGGTTTATGTGTCTCCAAAACTGTGGTATCTGAGAGTCAACGCTATTGAAGCTCAAGATGTGATACCTAGTGACCGAAATCGCCTACCGGAGCTTTTTGTCAAAGGACAGGTTGGCAACCAAGTTTTGAGGACAAGGATATGTCCAACTAGAACAACAACGCCGGTTTGGAATGAAGATTTGGTTTTCGTGGCGGCCGAACCATTTGAGGAGCAACTAACAATAACTGTGGAGGATCATTTGCACCCTACAAAAGATGAGGTACTTGGGAAGATAACCTTGCCAATGACCCTCTTCGAGAAGCGGCTAGATCACCGGCCGGTTCATTCCCGTTGGTTCAATCTGGAGAAGTATGGTTTCGGAATGCTAGAAGCTGATAGGAGGAAAGAACTGAAATTTTCAAGCAGGATTCACCTCAGAATTTGCCTTGAAGGGGGATACCATGTGATGGATGAATCCACAATGTACATGAGTGATCAAAGACCAACTGCAAGGCAGCTGTGGAAGCAGCCGATTGGGATACTTGAAGTAGGCATCTTAGGAGCACAGGGGCTTCTCCCAATGAAGATGAAGGATAGCCGCGGCAGCACAGATGCCTACTGTGTCGCCAAGTACAGCCAGAAATGGGTCAGAACAAGAACAATTCTTGACACTTTCAGTCCAAAGTGGAACGAGCAATACACATGGGAAGTTTATGATCCTTGTACTGTCATAACTTTGGGGGTTTTCGATAACTGCCATTTAGGCAGCAATGCGGCGGCACGTGATTCGCGAATTGGAAAGGTGAGGATCAGGCTCTCAACATTGGAAGCTAACAGAATCTACACTCATTCTTACCCTCTCCTTGTTCTGCACCCGCATGGTGTCAAGAAGATGGGTGAGCTTCAGCTAGCAGTGAGGTTCACCACACTCTCACTAGCTAACATTTTTCACATTTATGGCCAACCGTTGCTTCCAAAGATGCATTACTTGCATCCTTTCACTGTCAACCAAGTAGACAATTTACGCTACCAAGCTATGAACATTGTGGCAACCAGACTAGGAAGAGCTGAACCTCCTCTCAGGAAGGAGGTAGTTGAGTACATGTTGGATGTTGATTCTCATATGTGGAGCATGAGGAGAAGCAAGGCGAATTTCTTCCGAATCATGTCGCTTTTCTCCGGAATGATCACAATGGGTCAATGGTTCAATCAAGTTTGTCACTGGAAGAATCCCATCTCATCAGTCCTTGTTCACATCCTTTTCCTGATACTAATTTGGTATCCCGAATTGATGCTCCCAACGTTATTCCTATACATGTTCTTCATAGGCCTATGGAACTACAGGTTCCGGCCTAGGAACCCGCCTCACATGGACACTAAACTTTCCTGGGCGGAGGCCGTTCACCCGGACGAACTCGACGAGGAGTTCGATACATTCCCAACTTCAAGATCTCATGATGTTGTGAGGATGAGGTATGACAGGCTAAGAAGTGTTGCAGGTAGGATTCAAACAGTTGTTGGAGACATTGCTACACAAGGCGAGAGACTCCAGTCTCTGCTGAGTTGGAGGGACACAAGAGCAACTAGCCTCTTTATAGTGTTCAGCTTCTGTTCCGCGGTGGTTCTCTATGCAACGCCACCGAGAGTGGTGGCTCTGGTGACCGGCTTGTATTACCTTCGCCATCCGAGGTTTCGCAGCAAGCTTCCTTCGGTTCCAAGCAATTTCTTCAAGAGGCTACCGGCTCGAACAGATAGCATGCTTTGA